GTTCCGACGCCCTGCAAAGGAGAATATCCGGTTGTATACCGATTTCGAGCAATGCCTTGGCCGAATGTTGTGTCGGTTTGGTTTTGAACTCCCCGCCGGAGACCAATGGCACGAGTGTGAGATGAATGAAAAGCACATTGACTTTTCCCAGGTCGTGGATAAACTGCCGTGCGGCTTCAAGAAACGGGATGGATTCAATGTCGCCGACGGTCCCCCCTATTTCGATGATGGTAACATCGACGCCGCGCTCCCTTCCGACCTCGAAAATCCGCTGCTTTATTTCATCGGTGATATGAGGAATCACCTGGACCGTTTTACCGAGAAACTTGCCCTCGCGTTCCTTGCGAATCACCGTCCTGTACACCTGTCCGGTGGTTATCGAGTTCGCCGCGCTCAGCGGAGCAGACGTGAACCGGGCATAGTTGCCGAGATCGAGATCCGTTTCCGCTCCGTCATCCGTGACATAGACTTCACCGTGCTGATAGGGACTCATGGTGCCCGCATCGACATTGATATACGGATCGATTTTGATCATACGAATATTGAGACCGCGGTTTTCCAGAATGACACCGATCGATGCCGCGGCGACCCCTTTACCGAGACTCGAGCAGACACCGCCTGTAACGAAAATAAATTTACTCATTATATACGATTGTTCTATCATTATCATAAGGCCCGGCCAAGGTCAAGGGGATTCGGAAAATGTCCGGGAAACGTTGAATGAAGCGTCCCGCACTTGACAAAAACACGCAATATCATTAGATTTAATGCAACTCTATGTAAAGAATATTAATGGAACATTTTTTAACCGAGTCTGAATTCGAGCTTTTTAGAACTCTTATTTATAACGAAAGCGGGATTCATTTTTCTGATATCAACAGAAGTATTCTGGAAAGCAGGTTAAAAGAAAGGATAAAGGCGTCAAAGCTTTCATCCGCCAAAGAATATCATTCAACCATCATCAAAAACCAGGAAGAGCTAAAAATCCTTCTCGATTCGGTAACGACAAACCTCACCAGGTTTTTCAGGAACGCCGGCCATTTTTCAGCGTTCGAAAACTTTGTCCTGAAAGATCTTGCGGCACGAAAGGAAAAACAGAGAGACAAGTGCCTTCGAATCTGGAGTGCGGGATGCGCAACGGGAGAAGAGCCGTTCTCGATCGCCATGGTATTGAAAGAATTGCTTCCTTCCGGTTTTCGGGTGGAAATAATCGGTTCCGACCTGAGTCTTCGTTCATTGATGATTGCAAAAACAGGGTTTTATCCTTCAAACAAGGTGCAGGAAATCCCCGGACGTTACCTCGATAAATATTTTGAAAAAAAGCATGACGGTTTTCAGATTAAAAACGAGATCATGGAACTCATCCGTTTCGATTATCATAACCTCAAATTCGACAGCGGATTGAGCAATATGGATATCGTGTTTTGCAGGAACGTGATCATTTATTTCGATGCCGATGCGCAAAAAGCCTCGATTGAACGGATCTGGAATGCCATGAACGATTACTCGTATCTCTTTATCGGCCATTCCGAATCCCTTTTTGGAATGAACACACGGTTTGAGTTCGTCAAAACCCAGTGGGCCACGTTTTATAAAAAGAACACCGTTGGTCCGGAGTAAGTAAGGCATGATGCAGCCGTTGAAAGTTCTGATTATCGACGATTCCGCGCTCATGAGAAACATCATCAGTAAAATCCTGAACGGCGATCCGGAAATCACTGTCGTCGCGACGGCAATGAACGGGATGTTCGGACTCGAGAAAATCGAACGATACCGGCCCGATGTCATTGTTCTGGATCTTGAAATGCCGGTCATGAACGGCATTGAGTTTTTAATCGAAAAAAGAAAACGGCACATCGGCATTCCAGTGATTATCCTCTCCTCTGTCGC
The sequence above is drawn from the Spirochaetales bacterium genome and encodes:
- a CDS encoding protein-glutamate O-methyltransferase CheR, which produces MEHFLTESEFELFRTLIYNESGIHFSDINRSILESRLKERIKASKLSSAKEYHSTIIKNQEELKILLDSVTTNLTRFFRNAGHFSAFENFVLKDLAARKEKQRDKCLRIWSAGCATGEEPFSIAMVLKELLPSGFRVEIIGSDLSLRSLMIAKTGFYPSNKVQEIPGRYLDKYFEKKHDGFQIKNEIMELIRFDYHNLKFDSGLSNMDIVFCRNVIIYFDADAQKASIERIWNAMNDYSYLFIGHSESLFGMNTRFEFVKTQWATFYKKNTVGPE